In Micromonospora sp. NBC_01813, the following are encoded in one genomic region:
- a CDS encoding VWA domain-containing protein, which translates to MPHPSGHLRPAGSPTPVDTDWDAWSKAWTRHIKVLTGRTDLTVVVAPGAGGGAPACFYPTERRIEVDATHIGDTPDITNPARAAHKKLVPTGYGLLVHEAAHAAHSHWTARTTPDTPPVVSAAAELLEESRAEGRQRGRRRADRRWLRHTVNTLITADEAPVDDPWHAGHLAGLLLARVDARIMTSKDVRTIRGAVLTVLGTKRLKRLREIWKTAHTVADDDATTMIDLGWQWCQALGIDPQQHHHVPVPDPGVFPGQLAKALADHLASVAGISPAEFTAKLTAGRHTAPATWQRRNPTADEQQAAQQLAARLHAARSHQPEPDTKPSPIPPGRLRVRRAITADAQRAAGATPTAAPWQQRATLPPPKPTLRVAVLVDTSGSMDSYAAPLSSAGWILSTAAHRNHAATVTIAFGSTATLLVPPRQRPTQVLDISPGGGTTAFADAVKLADQILDLRQRGPLRMLAVVSDGHLADIEAGQKLITTLHHSGCTVLWLQPADLSGHTFRHTTTLAVASPVEAIAQISAAAITTLENA; encoded by the coding sequence ATGCCGCACCCCAGTGGTCACCTCCGGCCTGCCGGCAGCCCCACCCCGGTCGACACCGACTGGGACGCCTGGTCCAAGGCCTGGACCAGACACATCAAGGTCCTGACCGGACGCACCGACCTGACCGTGGTCGTCGCCCCCGGAGCCGGCGGCGGCGCCCCCGCCTGCTTCTACCCCACCGAGCGACGCATCGAGGTCGACGCCACCCACATCGGCGACACCCCCGACATCACCAACCCCGCCCGCGCCGCCCACAAGAAGCTGGTCCCCACCGGCTACGGGCTGCTCGTCCACGAGGCCGCCCACGCCGCCCACAGCCATTGGACCGCCCGGACAACCCCAGATACCCCGCCGGTCGTGTCCGCCGCCGCCGAACTGCTCGAGGAATCCCGGGCCGAAGGCCGCCAACGCGGCCGACGCCGCGCCGACCGCCGCTGGCTACGCCACACCGTCAACACCCTCATCACCGCCGACGAGGCACCCGTCGACGACCCCTGGCACGCAGGCCACCTCGCCGGGCTGCTCCTCGCCCGCGTCGACGCCCGCATCATGACCAGCAAGGACGTCCGCACCATCCGGGGAGCGGTCCTCACCGTACTCGGAACCAAACGGCTCAAACGGCTCCGGGAGATCTGGAAAACCGCCCACACCGTCGCCGACGACGACGCCACCACGATGATCGACCTGGGCTGGCAATGGTGCCAGGCCCTCGGCATCGACCCACAGCAGCACCACCACGTCCCGGTACCAGACCCCGGCGTGTTCCCCGGGCAGCTCGCCAAGGCACTGGCCGACCACCTCGCCTCCGTCGCCGGCATCAGCCCCGCCGAGTTCACCGCAAAGCTGACCGCCGGCCGGCACACCGCACCCGCCACCTGGCAGCGCCGCAACCCGACCGCCGACGAACAGCAGGCCGCCCAGCAACTCGCCGCCCGACTGCACGCCGCCCGCAGCCACCAACCCGAACCCGACACGAAACCCTCGCCGATACCACCCGGCCGGCTGCGTGTCCGCCGAGCCATCACCGCCGACGCCCAACGCGCCGCCGGCGCCACCCCCACCGCCGCGCCCTGGCAGCAACGCGCCACCCTGCCTCCACCCAAACCCACCCTGCGCGTCGCGGTGCTCGTCGACACCTCCGGCTCGATGGACTCCTACGCCGCACCGCTGTCCTCCGCCGGCTGGATCCTGTCCACCGCCGCCCACCGCAACCACGCCGCGACAGTCACCATCGCCTTCGGTAGCACCGCCACCCTGCTCGTGCCGCCGAGGCAACGCCCCACCCAGGTCCTGGACATCAGCCCCGGTGGCGGCACCACCGCGTTCGCCGACGCGGTCAAACTCGCCGACCAGATCCTCGACCTGCGCCAGCGCGGCCCCCTGCGGATGCTCGCCGTGGTCTCCGACGGCCACCTCGCCGACATCGAAGCCGGACAGAAGCTCATCACCACCCTGCACCACAGCGGATGCACCGTGCTGTGGCTCCAACCCGCAGACCTGTCCGGCCACACCTTCCGCCACACCACCACCCTGGCCGTGGCCAGCCCGGTCGAAGCGATCGCACAGATCTCCGCCGCCGCGATCACCACGCTCGAGAACGCCTGA
- a CDS encoding AAA family ATPase, with protein sequence MNPTSPQPANPGENPTLTPAAGPGRRMGHLYPRVAQYLADNPDSPLKVGQITQAIDAPSSGAVFEVLKKMAAAGYATHHTNPHRFQITPAGVAAAGTLPPPAPRGTSGGGRAGRSSRRKPVTRPNGELYWPRKLAGGTDIEVLRRLRAAQMPVLLYGPPGTGKTAMVEAAFDDLLTVAGTGDTVVEDFVGNFIPLPDGGYEYVHGPLVQAMREGRPLLVDDATLIPPRVLSVLYPAMDGRRVIHLTAYRNERVDAADGFYVIAGHNPGVHGAVLTEALASRFGVHIEVTTDWDLARRLGVAAPAVAAAIDLNTELAAGTVTWAPQLRELLGFARLHKTLSLATAVSNLAGRAPDHDRDAVIKALTTHFGTTVTTLSLGPQH encoded by the coding sequence ATGAACCCGACGTCACCGCAGCCGGCCAACCCCGGCGAGAACCCCACCCTGACACCCGCCGCTGGTCCCGGTCGCCGGATGGGCCACCTGTACCCGCGCGTCGCGCAGTACCTGGCCGACAACCCCGACAGCCCGCTCAAGGTCGGGCAGATCACCCAGGCGATCGACGCGCCCTCCTCCGGGGCGGTGTTCGAAGTGCTCAAGAAGATGGCCGCCGCCGGCTACGCCACCCACCACACCAACCCGCACCGGTTCCAGATCACCCCGGCCGGCGTCGCCGCCGCCGGCACCCTTCCACCGCCGGCACCGCGCGGCACCTCCGGCGGTGGCCGCGCCGGCCGGTCCAGCCGCCGCAAACCCGTCACCCGCCCGAACGGAGAGCTGTACTGGCCGCGCAAGCTCGCCGGCGGCACCGACATCGAGGTGCTGCGCCGGCTCCGCGCCGCGCAGATGCCGGTGCTGCTGTACGGGCCACCCGGCACCGGCAAAACCGCCATGGTCGAAGCCGCCTTCGACGACCTGCTCACCGTCGCCGGCACCGGCGACACCGTCGTCGAGGACTTCGTCGGCAACTTCATCCCACTGCCCGACGGCGGCTACGAGTACGTCCACGGGCCCCTCGTGCAGGCGATGCGCGAAGGCCGGCCTCTGCTGGTCGACGACGCCACCCTCATCCCACCCCGCGTCCTGTCCGTGCTCTACCCGGCGATGGACGGCCGCCGCGTCATCCACCTCACCGCCTACCGCAACGAACGCGTCGACGCCGCCGACGGCTTCTACGTCATCGCCGGCCACAACCCCGGCGTCCACGGCGCCGTCCTCACCGAAGCCCTCGCCAGCCGGTTCGGGGTACACATCGAGGTCACCACCGACTGGGACCTGGCCCGCCGACTTGGCGTCGCCGCTCCTGCCGTGGCCGCCGCGATCGACCTCAACACCGAACTCGCCGCCGGCACCGTCACCTGGGCGCCACAACTACGCGAACTACTCGGCTTCGCCCGCCTCCACAAAACCCTCAGCCTCGCCACCGCGGTGTCCAACCTCGCTGGCCGTGCCCCCGACCACGACCGCGACGCCGTCATCAAAGCGCTGACCACCCATTTCGGCACCACCGTCACCACCCTCAGCCTCGGCCCACAGCACTAA
- a CDS encoding DUF4314 domain-containing protein, translating to MSESALVGAITADGTFTARYLHWTGAPTDTVAALRTIWADHFGRDTIATVTALLSHHWHRLCPTCQHHRPPAATVAVAGVGHALATEQLVVRDLVVRGHVATDAPYGDTGWMYLLDAEAQTVRVYEATVHDRWLPHSQHPLNANTGPAPTGGRYHQGDRVALEHTNDPHTRLRPGDQGTVAFDQRESSTVSIEWDSGSCLAMLLDAGDRIRLLTPNPEATTRTPRRRASPA from the coding sequence ATGTCCGAGTCCGCACTCGTCGGCGCGATCACCGCCGACGGCACGTTCACCGCCCGCTACCTGCACTGGACGGGAGCTCCCACCGACACGGTGGCCGCCCTACGCACCATCTGGGCGGACCACTTCGGCCGAGACACCATCGCCACGGTGACGGCCCTGCTCAGCCACCACTGGCACCGCCTGTGCCCGACCTGCCAGCACCACCGGCCACCGGCAGCCACCGTCGCCGTCGCCGGTGTCGGACACGCGTTGGCCACCGAGCAACTGGTGGTTCGTGATCTGGTGGTTCGTGGCCACGTCGCCACGGACGCACCCTACGGCGACACCGGATGGATGTACCTGCTCGACGCCGAGGCACAGACGGTCCGGGTGTACGAGGCCACCGTCCACGACCGGTGGCTGCCGCACAGCCAGCACCCGCTCAATGCGAACACGGGACCGGCGCCGACCGGCGGGCGATACCACCAAGGTGACCGCGTCGCGCTCGAACACACCAACGACCCGCACACCCGGCTGCGCCCCGGCGACCAGGGAACGGTGGCCTTCGACCAGCGAGAGTCCAGCACGGTGTCGATCGAGTGGGACAGCGGCTCCTGCCTGGCCATGCTCCTCGACGCCGGAGACCGCATCCGCCTACTCACCCCGAACCCCGAGGCCACAACCCGGACACCGCGGAGGAGAGCATCGCCTGCCTGA